One genomic region from Streptomyces venezuelae encodes:
- a CDS encoding branched-chain amino acid ABC transporter permease, producing the protein MTTISENTQAASVAKQDEATGLIGFLPAKAARALVLGGSVLTVASCFLAWTWTDTFPGDLTYYGSPAGLQLQVLVLGLLTALFALSSYGVKGTRWLTPAGADAAVKVAALATFGTTWYTVAAISISLGGPVNLEPGGAIVALTSLLTLLGALALPFVRPSVHPVDPEDTGWDQFKHRAGNGWTAFKGAFASTGTARKLPPMHSSVEILIITGILAVALGVFTYGVGTEYDELFVGFLITAGLGFAAVNKSGLMQQATQLTKKHQNLTIAGAFIAAALFPFTQTDDQYATLGVYILIFATVALGLNIVVGLAGLLDLGYVAFLGVGAYAAALVSGAPTSPFGVHLPFWAAVLVGAGASLVFGVLIGAPTLRLRGDYLAIVTLGFGEIFRIAVMNTDGTSGPDITNGSNGIASIPNLNIFGFDFGAEHAIAGFTIGRFANYFFLMLLIMAVVVLVFRRSGDSRIGRAWVAIREDETAALAMGINGFRVKLIAFALGASLAGLAGTVQAHVTYTVTPEQYLFAGPIPPNSAFLLAAVVLGGMGTMSGPLVGASLLFLIPNKLQFMGEYQLFAFGVALILLMRFRPEGMIANRRNQLEFHENDETPATPAKAGA; encoded by the coding sequence ATGACCACCATCTCCGAGAACACCCAGGCGGCATCCGTCGCCAAGCAGGACGAGGCGACCGGCCTGATCGGCTTCCTGCCGGCCAAAGCCGCCCGCGCCCTCGTCCTGGGCGGCTCCGTCCTCACCGTCGCCAGCTGCTTCCTCGCCTGGACCTGGACGGACACGTTCCCCGGCGACCTCACGTACTACGGCTCCCCGGCCGGCCTCCAGCTCCAGGTCCTCGTCCTGGGTCTGCTCACCGCCCTCTTCGCCCTCTCCTCCTACGGCGTCAAGGGCACCCGCTGGCTGACCCCGGCCGGCGCCGACGCGGCCGTCAAGGTCGCCGCGCTCGCCACCTTCGGCACCACCTGGTACACCGTCGCCGCGATCAGCATCTCGCTGGGCGGTCCGGTCAACCTGGAGCCGGGCGGCGCGATCGTCGCGCTCACCTCCCTGCTCACCCTGCTCGGCGCCCTCGCCCTTCCCTTCGTGCGGCCCTCGGTGCACCCCGTGGACCCCGAGGACACCGGCTGGGACCAGTTCAAGCACCGCGCCGGCAACGGCTGGACGGCCTTCAAGGGCGCCTTCGCCTCCACCGGCACCGCCCGCAAGCTGCCCCCGATGCACTCCTCGGTCGAGATCCTGATCATCACGGGCATCCTCGCCGTGGCGCTCGGCGTCTTCACCTACGGCGTCGGCACCGAGTACGACGAGCTGTTCGTCGGCTTCCTGATCACGGCCGGCCTCGGCTTCGCCGCGGTCAACAAGTCGGGCCTCATGCAGCAGGCCACGCAGCTCACCAAGAAGCACCAGAACCTCACCATCGCGGGTGCGTTCATCGCGGCGGCGCTCTTCCCCTTCACCCAGACCGACGACCAGTACGCGACGCTCGGCGTCTACATCCTGATCTTCGCCACGGTCGCCCTGGGCCTGAACATCGTCGTCGGCCTCGCCGGTCTCCTCGACCTCGGTTACGTCGCCTTCCTCGGCGTCGGCGCCTACGCGGCCGCCCTCGTCTCGGGCGCCCCGACCTCCCCGTTCGGCGTCCACCTCCCCTTCTGGGCCGCCGTCCTGGTCGGCGCCGGAGCCTCCCTGGTGTTCGGTGTCCTCATCGGCGCCCCGACCCTGCGGCTGCGCGGCGACTACCTCGCCATCGTGACGCTCGGTTTCGGTGAGATCTTCCGCATCGCGGTGATGAACACCGACGGCACCTCCGGTCCGGACATCACCAACGGCTCCAACGGCATCGCGTCCATCCCGAACCTGAACATCTTCGGGTTCGACTTCGGCGCGGAGCACGCGATCGCCGGCTTCACCATCGGCCGCTTCGCGAACTACTTCTTCCTGATGCTGCTGATCATGGCGGTCGTCGTGCTGGTCTTCCGGCGCAGCGGCGACTCCCGTATCGGCCGCGCCTGGGTCGCCATCCGCGAGGACGAGACCGCCGCGCTCGCCATGGGCATCAACGGCTTCCGGGTCAAGCTCATCGCCTTCGCGCTCGGCGCCTCGCTCGCCGGTCTCGCCGGCACCGTGCAGGCCCACGTCACCTACACGGTGACCCCGGAGCAGTACCTCTTCGCCGGTCCCATCCCGCCCAACTCCGCCTTCCTGCTCGCGGCCGTCGTCCTCGGCGGCATGGGCACGATGAGCGGTCCGCTGGTCGGTGCCTCGCTGCTCTTCCTGATCCCCAACAAGCTGCAGTTCATGGGCGAGTACCAGCTCTTCGCCTTCGGCGTCGCGCTGATCCTGCTCATGCGCTTCCGCCCGGAGGGCATGATCGCCAACCGGCGCAACCAGCTGGAGTTCCACGAGAACGACGAGACGCCCGCCACGCCCGCCAAGGCAGGTGCCTGA
- a CDS encoding branched-chain amino acid ABC transporter permease translates to MNELPQQLVNGLLLGSMYGLVAVGYTMVYGIVQLINFAHGEIFMTGGFGALTVWLILPGGTSMWVALPVMIIGAVIVATTIAVGAERFAYRPLRGGPRLAPLITAIGLSLALQYAVWVWYPEAKSARTFPQIPGGPIELGPVTIQTGDVFLLIAAPICMAVLAFFVMRTRVGRGMQATAQDPDTAKLMGVNTDRIIVIAFALGAAMAAVGAVAYGLKYGVVDYKMGFLLGLKAFTAAVLGGIGNIYGAMIGGVVLGVAETMATAYVSHIPGMEQLGGQSWADVWAFVLLIVVLLARPQGLLGERVADRA, encoded by the coding sequence GTGAACGAACTGCCGCAGCAGCTGGTCAACGGCCTGCTACTGGGATCCATGTACGGGCTCGTCGCCGTCGGCTACACGATGGTCTACGGCATCGTCCAGCTCATCAACTTCGCCCATGGCGAGATCTTCATGACCGGCGGCTTCGGGGCGCTCACGGTCTGGCTCATCCTGCCCGGCGGCACCAGCATGTGGGTCGCGCTGCCCGTCATGATCATCGGTGCCGTGATAGTCGCGACCACCATAGCCGTCGGAGCGGAACGGTTCGCCTACCGTCCGCTACGGGGCGGCCCCCGCCTCGCCCCGCTCATCACGGCCATCGGCCTCTCGCTCGCCCTGCAGTACGCGGTGTGGGTGTGGTACCCGGAGGCGAAGTCCGCCCGGACCTTCCCGCAGATCCCCGGCGGTCCGATCGAGCTCGGCCCCGTCACCATCCAGACCGGTGACGTCTTCCTGCTCATCGCCGCCCCGATCTGCATGGCCGTCCTCGCCTTCTTCGTCATGCGGACCCGTGTCGGCCGCGGCATGCAGGCCACGGCGCAGGACCCGGACACCGCGAAGCTCATGGGCGTCAACACGGACCGGATCATCGTGATCGCGTTCGCCCTCGGTGCCGCGATGGCCGCCGTCGGCGCGGTCGCCTACGGCCTCAAGTACGGCGTCGTCGACTACAAGATGGGCTTCCTCCTCGGACTCAAGGCCTTCACGGCCGCCGTCCTCGGCGGTATCGGCAACATCTACGGAGCCATGATCGGCGGAGTCGTCCTCGGTGTCGCCGAGACCATGGCGACGGCGTACGTCAGCCACATCCCCGGTATGGAGCAGCTCGGCGGCCAGTCCTGGGCCGACGTCTGGGCCTTCGTACTCCTCATCGTCGTACTCCTCGCCCGGCCACAAGGCCTCCTGGGCGAGCGCGTCGCGGACAGGGCGTGA
- a CDS encoding branched-chain amino acid ABC transporter substrate-binding protein — translation MLILTTAVTAGALTLTACGSRDDKGGEKGGSDGGNVTVTIGLDAPLTGELSALGLGIKNSADLAVKTANEKSYVKGVTFKLESLDDQAQPSAGQQNATKFVADKSVLGVVGPLNSSVAESMQKVFDDAKLVQVSPANTNPALSQGINWSSGDKKRTYKSYFRTATTDAIQGPFAAQYVFTEAKKTKAFIIDDKKTYGAGLAGTFKGEFEKLGGKVLGTEHINPDTKDFSAVATKVKSSGADVVYYGGEYPAAGPLAKQIKEAGAKVVVVGGDAIYSPEYVKLGGAAATNGDIATSVGAPIESLDSAKEFLANYKAKGYKEAYEAYGGYAYDSTWAIIEAVKKATEGNGGKAPERAAVVEAMQGVSFEGVTGKVSFDEFGDTTNKQLTVYKVEGGAFKPVKSDTFGG, via the coding sequence ATGCTCATACTCACCACCGCGGTCACCGCGGGAGCCCTCACTCTCACCGCCTGTGGTTCGCGCGACGACAAGGGCGGCGAGAAGGGCGGCAGCGACGGCGGCAACGTCACCGTGACCATCGGTCTCGACGCGCCCCTCACGGGTGAGCTGTCCGCCCTGGGCCTCGGCATCAAGAACTCGGCCGACCTCGCGGTCAAGACGGCCAACGAGAAGTCCTACGTCAAGGGCGTGACCTTCAAGCTGGAGTCCCTGGACGACCAGGCCCAGCCCTCCGCCGGCCAGCAGAACGCGACCAAGTTCGTCGCCGACAAGTCCGTCCTCGGCGTCGTCGGCCCGCTGAACTCCTCCGTCGCCGAGTCGATGCAGAAGGTCTTCGACGACGCCAAGCTGGTGCAGGTCTCCCCGGCCAACACCAACCCGGCGCTGAGCCAGGGCATCAACTGGAGCAGCGGCGACAAGAAGCGCACCTACAAGTCGTACTTCCGCACCGCCACCACGGACGCCATCCAGGGCCCGTTCGCCGCGCAGTACGTCTTCACCGAGGCCAAGAAGACCAAGGCCTTCATCATCGACGACAAGAAGACCTACGGCGCCGGCCTCGCGGGCACCTTCAAGGGCGAGTTCGAGAAGCTCGGCGGCAAGGTCCTCGGCACCGAGCACATCAACCCGGACACCAAGGACTTCTCCGCGGTCGCCACCAAGGTCAAGAGCTCCGGCGCCGACGTCGTCTACTACGGTGGCGAGTACCCGGCCGCCGGCCCGCTGGCCAAGCAGATCAAGGAAGCCGGCGCGAAGGTCGTCGTCGTCGGCGGCGACGCGATCTACAGCCCCGAGTACGTGAAGCTCGGCGGCGCGGCCGCGACCAACGGCGACATCGCCACCTCCGTCGGCGCGCCGATCGAGTCCCTCGACTCCGCCAAGGAGTTCCTGGCCAACTACAAGGCCAAGGGCTACAAGGAGGCCTACGAGGCCTACGGCGGTTACGCCTACGACTCCACCTGGGCGATCATCGAGGCCGTCAAGAAGGCCACCGAGGGCAACGGCGGCAAGGCCCCCGAGCGCGCCGCGGTCGTCGAGGCCATGCAGGGTGTCTCCTTCGAGGGCGTGACCGGCAAGGTCTCCTTCGACGAGTTCGGTGACACCACCAACAAGCAGCTGACGGTCTACAAGGTCGAGGGCGGCGCGTTCAAGCCGGTCAAGTCCGACACCTTCGGCGGCTGA
- a CDS encoding PaaI family thioesterase — protein MGEQQHVKFPQEVIDEYAVLGVDLPALFSAGHLGNRMGVQIVEASAERVVGTMPVEGNTQPYGLLHGGASAVLAETLGSIGSMLHGGVSKIAVGVDLNCTHHRGVRSGVVTGVATPVHRGRSTATYEIVITDEQDKRVCSARLTCLLREVTAKDAGIVAGG, from the coding sequence ATGGGTGAACAGCAGCACGTGAAGTTCCCGCAGGAGGTCATCGACGAGTACGCGGTACTCGGCGTCGACCTGCCGGCGCTCTTCTCCGCCGGGCACCTCGGCAACCGGATGGGCGTGCAGATCGTGGAGGCCTCGGCCGAGCGGGTCGTCGGCACGATGCCGGTGGAGGGCAACACGCAGCCGTACGGGCTCCTCCACGGCGGCGCCTCTGCGGTGCTCGCCGAGACGCTGGGATCCATCGGTTCGATGCTGCACGGCGGGGTGTCGAAGATCGCGGTCGGCGTCGACCTGAACTGCACCCATCACCGCGGGGTGCGCAGCGGCGTCGTGACCGGAGTGGCGACCCCGGTGCACCGCGGGCGGTCCACCGCCACGTACGAGATCGTCATCACCGACGAGCAGGACAAGCGGGTCTGCTCGGCGCGGCTGACCTGCCTGCTGCGCGAGGTCACCGCGAAGGACGCGGGGATCGTCGCGGGCGGCTGA
- a CDS encoding FdhF/YdeP family oxidoreductase produces MVSKPPAGDPVQDAPQVTPPQHAAAGLPAIGHTLRIAREQMGLGRTARTLLKVNQKDGFDCPGCAWPEEDKRHVAEFCENGAKAVAEEATLRRVTPEFFAAHPVADLATRSGYWLGQQGRITQPMLLPEGGERYEPVTWERAFAIIAEELRALGSPDEALFYTSGRTSNEAAFLLQLFAREFGTNNLPDCSNMCHESSGSALTETIGIGKGSVSLEDLHRADLIVVAGQNPGTNHPRMLSALEKAKAAGAKIISVNPLPEAGLEKFKNPQTPQGMLKGAALTDLFLQIRIGGDQALFRLLNKLVLETPGAVDEEFVREHTHGYEEFTAAAREADWDETLAATGLTRAEIGRALEMVLASERTIVCWAMGLTQHKHSVPTIREVVNFLLLRGNIGRPGAGVCPVRGHSNVQGDRTMGIFERPAPAFLDALDKEFGIVSPRHHGFDVVRSIQALRDGEAKVFFAMGGNFVGATPDTEVTEAAMRNARLTVHVSTKLNRSHAVTGTRALILPTLGRTDKDVQKSGRQIVTVEDSMSLVHASRGNLPPASPHLLSEPAIVARMARAALGAGSATPWEEFEADYATIRDRIARVVPGFEDFNARLAANAGGFALPHGPRDERRFPTKTGKANFTAAPVEHPKVPEGRLLLQTLRSHDQYNTTIYGLDDRYRGIKGGRRVVLVHPEDAAAFGLADGAYTDLVSEWTDGTQRRAPGFRVVHYPTSRGCAAAYYPETNVLVPLESTADVSNTPASKSVIVRLEQSQSA; encoded by the coding sequence ATGGTCAGCAAGCCGCCGGCCGGTGACCCGGTACAGGACGCACCGCAGGTCACACCGCCGCAGCACGCCGCAGCAGGCCTGCCCGCCATCGGGCACACCCTGCGGATCGCGCGGGAGCAGATGGGGCTCGGCCGCACCGCCCGGACCCTCCTCAAGGTCAACCAGAAGGACGGCTTCGACTGTCCCGGCTGCGCCTGGCCCGAGGAGGACAAGCGGCACGTCGCGGAGTTCTGCGAGAACGGCGCGAAGGCGGTCGCCGAGGAGGCGACGCTGCGCCGGGTGACCCCGGAGTTCTTCGCCGCGCACCCGGTGGCGGACCTGGCGACCCGCAGCGGGTACTGGCTGGGCCAGCAGGGCCGGATCACCCAGCCCATGCTCCTGCCGGAGGGCGGCGAGCGCTACGAGCCGGTGACCTGGGAGCGGGCCTTCGCGATCATCGCCGAGGAGCTCCGGGCCCTGGGCTCCCCCGACGAGGCGCTGTTCTACACCTCGGGCCGGACCAGCAACGAGGCCGCGTTCCTGCTCCAGCTCTTCGCCCGTGAGTTCGGCACGAACAACCTCCCGGACTGCTCCAACATGTGCCACGAGTCCTCGGGTTCGGCGCTGACGGAGACCATCGGGATCGGGAAGGGCAGCGTCTCCCTGGAGGACCTGCACCGGGCGGACCTGATCGTCGTGGCGGGGCAGAACCCCGGCACGAACCACCCCCGGATGCTCTCGGCCCTGGAGAAGGCGAAGGCTGCGGGCGCGAAGATCATCTCGGTCAATCCGCTGCCCGAGGCCGGTCTGGAGAAGTTCAAGAACCCGCAGACCCCGCAGGGCATGCTCAAGGGCGCCGCGCTCACCGACCTCTTCCTCCAGATCCGGATCGGCGGCGACCAGGCCCTCTTCCGGCTCCTCAACAAGCTGGTCCTGGAAACTCCCGGGGCGGTCGACGAGGAGTTCGTACGGGAACACACCCACGGGTACGAGGAGTTCACGGCGGCGGCGCGGGAGGCCGACTGGGACGAGACGCTCGCCGCGACCGGGCTGACGCGCGCCGAGATCGGGCGGGCCCTGGAGATGGTGCTCGCCTCGGAGCGGACGATCGTCTGCTGGGCCATGGGGCTCACGCAGCACAAGCACTCCGTGCCGACCATCCGCGAGGTGGTCAACTTCCTTCTGCTGCGCGGGAACATCGGGCGGCCGGGCGCGGGCGTGTGCCCGGTGCGCGGCCATTCGAACGTGCAGGGCGACCGCACGATGGGCATCTTCGAGCGCCCGGCGCCGGCCTTCCTGGACGCCCTGGACAAGGAGTTCGGGATCGTCTCGCCGCGTCATCACGGCTTCGACGTGGTCCGCTCGATCCAGGCGCTGCGCGACGGCGAGGCGAAGGTGTTCTTCGCTATGGGCGGCAACTTCGTGGGGGCGACGCCCGACACGGAGGTGACGGAGGCGGCGATGCGCAACGCCCGTCTGACCGTCCACGTGTCGACGAAGCTGAACCGCTCGCACGCGGTCACGGGCACGCGCGCGCTGATCCTGCCCACGCTCGGGCGCACCGACAAGGACGTGCAGAAGAGCGGCCGCCAGATCGTGACGGTCGAGGACTCGATGAGTCTGGTGCACGCCTCGCGCGGCAACCTGCCGCCGGCGAGCCCGCACCTGCTGTCCGAGCCGGCGATCGTGGCGCGCATGGCCCGGGCCGCCCTCGGGGCCGGATCGGCCACGCCCTGGGAGGAGTTCGAGGCGGACTACGCCACGATCCGGGACCGCATCGCGCGCGTGGTGCCCGGCTTCGAGGACTTCAACGCCCGCCTCGCGGCGAACGCGGGCGGTTTCGCGCTGCCGCACGGCCCGCGCGACGAGCGCCGCTTCCCCACGAAGACCGGCAAGGCCAACTTCACGGCCGCGCCCGTCGAGCACCCGAAGGTGCCGGAGGGCCGGCTGCTGCTCCAGACGCTCCGCTCGCACGACCAGTACAACACCACGATCTACGGCCTCGACGACCGCTACCGGGGCATCAAGGGCGGCCGCCGGGTCGTCCTCGTCCACCCCGAGGACGCGGCGGCCTTCGGGCTCGCCGACGGGGCGTACACGGACCTGGTGAGCGAGTGGACGGACGGGACCCAGCGGCGGGCGCCCGGGTTCCGGGTGGTGCACTACCCGACGTCCCGGGGCTGCGCGGCCGCCTACTACCCGGAGACGAACGTCCTCGTGCCGCTGGAGTCCACGGCGGACGTCAGCAACACACCCGCCAGCAAGTCCGTGATCGTCCGTCTGGAACAATCACAGTCAGCCTAA
- the polA gene encoding DNA polymerase I, whose protein sequence is MAETASKKTEKTEADRPRLLLMDGHSLAYRAFFALPAENFTTATGQPTNAIYGFASMLANTLRDEAPTHFAVAFDVSRKTWRSDEFPEYKANRSKTPDEFKGQVELIGELLDAMHAPRFAVDGFEADDVIATLATQAEAEGFEVLIVTGDRDSFQLVSEHTTVLYPTKGVSELTRFTPEKVQEKYGLTPSQYPDFAALRGDPSDNLPGIPGVGEKTAAKWINQFGSFAELVERAEEVKGKAGQNFRDHLESVKLNRRLTAMVTDVELPKGVTDLAREPYDRGAVALVLDTLEIRNPSLRERLLAVDPGAAEATAPAPEAGVEIDGTVLGAGELAPWLAEHGTEPLGIATVDSWALGTGNVSEIALAAAGGAAAWFEPSALDETDERAWAAWIADPDRPKVMHNAKGAMRVFPEHGWSIAGVTMDTALAAYLVKPGRRSFALDALSVEYLHRELAPAAAADGQLAFGADDTAEAEALMTQARAVLDLAEAFDERLGEVGARELLHDVELPTSALLARLERHGIAADRDHLEAMEQQFAGAVQQAVKEAHASVGHEFNLGSPKQLQEVFFGELNLPKTKKTKTGYTTDADALAWLAAQTEHDLPVIMLRHREQARLRSTVEGLIKTIAADDRIHTTFSQTVAATGRLSSTDPNLQNVPVRTDEGRAIRHGFVVGEGFEALMTADYSQIELRVMAHLSEDEGLIEAFASGEDLHTTVASQVFGVERSAVDAEMRRKIKAMSYGLAYGLSAFGLAQQLNIDPGEARGLMDTYFERFGGVRDYLRRVVDEARATGYTETMLGRRRYLPDLNSDNRQRRESAERMALNAPIQGTAADIVKVAMLNVDRALTEAGLASRMLLQVHDEIVLELAPGERDQVETLVRAQMSAAADLRAPLDVSVGVGPNWDSAAH, encoded by the coding sequence GTGGCCGAGACAGCATCGAAGAAGACCGAGAAGACCGAAGCGGACCGCCCGCGACTCCTCCTCATGGACGGGCACTCCCTGGCGTACCGCGCGTTCTTCGCGCTGCCCGCGGAGAACTTCACCACCGCGACGGGCCAGCCGACGAACGCGATCTACGGTTTCGCCTCGATGCTGGCGAACACCCTGCGCGACGAGGCGCCCACGCACTTCGCCGTCGCGTTCGACGTGTCCCGCAAGACGTGGCGGTCCGACGAGTTCCCCGAGTACAAGGCGAACCGCTCGAAGACCCCCGACGAGTTCAAGGGGCAGGTCGAGCTGATCGGCGAGCTCCTCGACGCGATGCACGCGCCGCGCTTCGCGGTCGACGGCTTCGAGGCCGACGACGTCATCGCGACCCTCGCCACCCAGGCCGAGGCCGAGGGCTTTGAAGTCCTGATCGTCACCGGTGACCGCGACTCGTTCCAGCTGGTCAGCGAGCACACCACCGTGCTCTACCCCACCAAGGGCGTCTCCGAGCTGACCCGCTTCACCCCGGAGAAGGTCCAGGAGAAGTACGGCCTGACCCCCTCGCAGTACCCCGACTTCGCCGCCCTGCGCGGCGACCCGTCCGACAACCTCCCGGGCATCCCCGGCGTCGGCGAGAAGACCGCCGCGAAGTGGATCAACCAGTTCGGCTCCTTCGCCGAGCTGGTCGAGCGCGCCGAGGAGGTCAAGGGCAAGGCCGGGCAGAACTTCCGCGACCACCTGGAGTCGGTCAAGCTCAACCGCCGCCTGACCGCGATGGTCACGGACGTCGAGCTGCCGAAGGGCGTCACGGACCTCGCCCGCGAGCCGTACGACCGCGGGGCGGTCGCGCTCGTCCTCGACACCCTGGAGATCCGCAACCCCTCGCTGCGCGAGCGGCTCCTCGCCGTCGACCCGGGTGCCGCCGAGGCCACCGCCCCGGCCCCGGAGGCGGGCGTCGAGATCGACGGCACCGTCCTCGGCGCCGGCGAGCTCGCCCCCTGGCTCGCCGAGCACGGCACCGAGCCCCTCGGCATCGCCACCGTCGACAGCTGGGCCCTCGGCACGGGGAACGTGAGCGAGATCGCCCTCGCCGCCGCCGGCGGGGCTGCCGCCTGGTTCGAGCCCAGCGCGCTCGACGAGACGGACGAGCGGGCCTGGGCCGCGTGGATCGCCGACCCGGACCGCCCCAAGGTCATGCACAACGCCAAGGGCGCCATGCGGGTCTTCCCCGAGCACGGCTGGAGCATCGCGGGCGTCACCATGGACACCGCCCTCGCCGCCTACCTCGTCAAGCCCGGCCGGCGCTCCTTCGCGCTCGACGCGCTCTCCGTCGAGTACCTCCACCGCGAGCTCGCCCCGGCCGCCGCCGCCGACGGCCAGCTCGCCTTCGGCGCCGACGACACCGCCGAGGCCGAGGCCCTCATGACCCAGGCGCGGGCCGTCCTCGACCTCGCCGAGGCCTTCGACGAGCGGCTCGGCGAGGTCGGGGCGCGCGAGCTCCTCCACGACGTCGAGCTGCCCACCTCCGCCCTCCTCGCCCGCCTGGAGCGGCACGGCATCGCCGCCGACCGCGACCACCTGGAGGCGATGGAGCAGCAGTTCGCCGGGGCCGTGCAGCAGGCCGTGAAGGAGGCGCACGCCTCCGTCGGCCACGAGTTCAACCTCGGCTCGCCCAAGCAGCTCCAGGAGGTCTTCTTCGGCGAGCTGAACCTGCCGAAGACCAAGAAGACCAAGACCGGGTACACGACGGACGCCGACGCGCTCGCCTGGCTGGCCGCCCAGACCGAGCACGACCTGCCCGTGATCATGCTCCGCCACCGCGAGCAGGCCCGCCTGCGCTCCACCGTCGAGGGCCTGATCAAGACGATCGCGGCGGACGACCGCATCCACACCACCTTCAGCCAGACCGTCGCCGCCACCGGACGCCTCTCCTCCACCGACCCGAACCTGCAGAACGTGCCGGTGCGCACGGACGAGGGCCGGGCCATCCGGCACGGCTTCGTCGTCGGCGAGGGCTTCGAAGCCCTCATGACCGCGGACTACAGCCAGATCGAGCTGCGCGTCATGGCCCACCTCTCCGAGGACGAGGGCCTCATCGAGGCCTTCGCCTCCGGCGAGGACCTGCACACCACGGTCGCCTCCCAGGTCTTCGGCGTCGAGCGGTCCGCCGTCGACGCCGAGATGCGCCGCAAGATCAAGGCCATGTCGTACGGCCTGGCCTACGGCCTCTCCGCCTTCGGCCTCGCGCAGCAGCTGAACATCGACCCGGGCGAGGCCCGCGGCCTGATGGACACCTACTTCGAGCGCTTCGGCGGGGTCCGGGACTATCTGCGCCGGGTCGTCGACGAGGCCCGCGCCACCGGGTACACGGAGACGATGCTCGGCCGCCGCCGCTACCTGCCCGACCTCAACAGCGACAACCGGCAGCGCCGCGAGTCCGCCGAGCGGATGGCGCTCAACGCACCGATCCAGGGCACGGCCGCCGACATCGTCAAGGTCGCCATGCTGAACGTCGACCGCGCGCTCACCGAGGCCGGCCTCGCCTCCCGGATGCTCCTCCAGGTCCACGACGAAATCGTCCTCGAACTGGCCCCCGGCGAGCGGGACCAGGTCGAGACCCTCGTCCGCGCCCAGATGTCCGCCGCAGCCGACCTCCGAGCCCCGCTCGACGTCTCGGTAGGCGTAGGCCCGAACTGGGACTCGGCGGCCCACTGA
- a CDS encoding DUF4184 family protein gives MPFTLSHAAAVLPGLRRDGTARGPLVASALVAGSFAPDMTYFAATAVPGAMVFGDVTHSPVGIVTADVLITAALVGLWLIVREPLVALLPARWRGRLYELLRGRPWRDRHTAVLAGWFFLSAVLGSTTHVVWDSFTHLDRWGTRAIPVLGDVVAGFPVYLYAQYGGSALALGLLCWFVLRALRSTAPGTELPARVPVPGPRGRLLAVGLIGGCVLAGVAHRVLRWAAYWGWGRIETPLDVIPTACFGAGAGLAVGLVLYGTGARLLGTSPTAAEGAPGPEGEVPVHRTERSRPRSR, from the coding sequence TTGCCGTTCACGCTGAGCCATGCCGCCGCCGTCCTGCCCGGGCTGCGACGCGACGGGACCGCGCGCGGACCGCTGGTCGCCTCCGCGCTCGTCGCGGGCTCCTTCGCGCCCGACATGACCTACTTCGCGGCCACGGCGGTGCCCGGGGCGATGGTCTTCGGCGACGTCACCCACTCCCCCGTCGGGATCGTCACGGCCGACGTGCTGATCACCGCGGCGCTCGTGGGCCTGTGGCTGATCGTGCGCGAGCCGCTCGTCGCGCTGCTGCCCGCCCGGTGGCGCGGGCGGTTGTACGAGCTCCTCCGGGGACGTCCCTGGCGGGACCGGCACACGGCGGTCCTCGCGGGCTGGTTCTTCCTCTCGGCGGTGCTCGGTTCGACGACCCACGTGGTCTGGGACTCCTTCACCCACCTCGACCGCTGGGGCACGCGGGCGATCCCCGTCCTCGGCGACGTCGTGGCCGGGTTCCCCGTCTATCTCTACGCGCAGTACGGGGGTTCCGCCCTGGCCCTCGGGCTCCTCTGCTGGTTCGTGCTCCGGGCGCTGCGCTCCACCGCGCCGGGCACGGAGCTGCCCGCCCGGGTGCCGGTCCCGGGCCCGCGGGGACGGCTCCTCGCGGTCGGCCTCATCGGCGGCTGCGTCCTCGCCGGTGTCGCGCACCGGGTGCTGCGGTGGGCGGCGTACTGGGGCTGGGGCCGGATCGAGACGCCCCTGGACGTCATTCCGACGGCCTGCTTCGGGGCCGGCGCGGGGCTCGCCGTCGGTCTCGTGCTGTACGGGACGGGGGCACGGCTCCTGGGGACGTCCCCCACTGCTGCGGAGGGTGCGCCGGGGCCGGAGGGTGAGGTCCCGGTGCACCGGACGGAACGCTCCCGTCCGAGGTCTCGCTGA